AAAGGAAAGTTACCGACATGACTAATGAATTATTAAGGAAAAATGCCGAAACACTTAAGATGGCAACCATTGAGACTGCAAAGGAATCTGAACGAGGAATTGTAGATATTGAAACTCTACGCACTACCAATCAATCTTTGATTTCAACCCTTGATGAGGTAATGCATATTCAGAATGAAGGTCGTCAAAAGAGAAAAGAAGCAGAGATAGAATTGAATCGTATTGAAAATGAATTAAAGCAGAAACTGCTTTCTATTAAAGGTTAGTATACCACTATTTCACAGAAACGTTAAATAAGATAGTCTAAGAATAAACAATACAAAATGAACTACCTAAGATTTTTTTAAAACTCATAGGCGGTTCATTTTTTTTGCATACATATCATCAATAAAATCAGAACAATACTAAAAATATCTTGACACTGTACCAACTGTACTATATAATGTAATACAGTTAATACACTAAGGAGGTGTGCTATTGATTCACATTGACTTAAGAAGTAGAGAACCAATATACGAACAATTAGTAAACAATATAAAAGAATTAATATTCTCAGGAATACTACAACCAGATGAAAAGCTTCCATCTGTTAGGGAGCTTGCAAGCCAGTTAACAATTAATCCTAATACAATTCAAAAAGCATATAAAGAATTAGAGAATTTAGGTTATATTTACTCAGCAAGAGGAAGGGGTAACTTTGTCATGCCAGTAGATGATAAATCAGGGGTAAAAAATAGTGTTGAACTATTGAAAAAAATAACTGAACTAGTAAAAGAAGCCAACTATGTGGGCATATCAAAAGAATTTATAAAACAAATAATTGAAGATGTCTATAGAAAAAAAATAGATAAGGGAGGTATAGAATGATTAATGTTGAACACTTAAGCAAAAATTTTGAAGGTACCAAAGCATTAGCTGATATATCTCTACATATAAAAAAGGGTTCAATTTATGGGCTAGTTGGACCAAATGGTGCTGGTAAAACAACACTAATAAAACACTTAACTGGAGTATATCAACAGGATGATGGACAAATCAAGATAGATGGAAATTTTGTTTATGAAAATAATGAAATAAAAGAAAAAATAGCTTATGTCCCTGACGAATTATATTTCTTTCCTCAGTATACTATCAAAAAAATGGCTAGATTCTATAGAGAAGTTTTTAGTACATGGAATGAAGAAAGGTACGAAAAACTAAAAGATGTTTTCATGATAGATGAAAACATGAAAATTAACAAACTATCTAAAGGTATGAAAAAACAAGTAGCATTTTGGCTGTGTATATCCTATATGCCAGAAGTAATGATACTGGATGAACCTGTAGACGGATTAGACCCTGTAATGAGAAAGAAAGTATGGAATCTAGTAGTACAAGATGTGGCAGAAAGACAAATGACTGTTTTGGTATCTTCACATAATCTAAGAGAATTAGAGGATATATGTGATACTGTTGGTATAATGCATCAAGGGAAATTGCTGATTGAAAGGGAATTGGATGATCTAAAATCAGATGTGTATAAAATACAAGTAGCATTTAAGGGTGAATTTGATAAGAGCATATTAGATGGTACTAAAATATTGCATAAAGAAAATAGAGGGAGTATTTTCTTATATATATTAAAAGGTAACAGAGAAAAAACTATCAGTATAATAGAACAAAGCAATCCAGCAATATTAGACATTCTACCTCTTACATTAGAAGAAATATTCATATATGAAATGGGAGGTGTGGGTTATGAAATCAAAGACATCATACTTTAGTAAAACATGGTTCTGTAATGATTTGAGAGCCTATGGATGGTTTGGTATTGTTTATACAATAGTTCTCTTTTGTATGATGACATTACCTTCAATGCTAAGTTATTCAGATGGAAATTATAATACAAATTATATGATGAACATTTTTGAATTCGATAACTTTTTTATTAATGTAATGCTTCTCACGCTACCTGTGTTAGTGGCCATACTATTATTTCGCTACTTACAAGTAGTGCGTTCATATACTATAATACACAGCTATCCATATACTAGGGTACAAATATTTAATAGCCATATTCTAGTAGGATTAATACTCTTATTGGTACCATTACTATTTAATACAGTATTGATGATAATAATAAATACAATTGTGGGATGTCCTACTAGTAATATGTTTTATCTAAGTTGGTTTTTAAAAGCCTCTATATTATCATCAGCTATTTTTATAATTAGTTCATTCATAGGGGTTATAGTAGGCGGGTCTATATGGCAACTGGTATTTTCTTACATATTTTTATTACTTCCAGTAGGGTTAATAATTATGGTTTTATATTTCCTGAATATTGTTGTTTATGGATTTTCCGATAGTTATTATTCACAAGCTAATTACTTGTGTCCATTGATAATCAACAATATGAGCAATATGAGTGTTGTGATGAATATGAGCATTGTTGCTTATATAATATATATTATAATTTTCTACCCCTTTGCTCTATATTTATATAAGCGAAGAAACCTGGAGAATGTTTCAAGCATCATATGTTTTAATATATTTAAAGTAATATTCAAATATGGTGTGACTTTTTGTTTTATGCTTGGAGCAGGAGTTGTTTTTTGCTACTGGTACCGAGATGATGAATCATTACTTAGATTCCTGATAGGTGGGTTAGTAGGAGCTGTAATAGGATATTTTCTATCCGAGATGTTACTACAAAAACAAATTAATGTATTTAACAAATATAAAGGACTTCTTATATATAGTTTGGTTATCATAATTGCAGTAATGGGTTTTAAGTTTGATTTATTAGGTTATGAAAAAAAAGTTCCAAAAGCAGATGATGTTGAAAGTATTGATTTTAATAGTGGGTATAGCCATAGATTTTTCTGGAATTCTTATTACTCTGAGTATGATACTGAAGAAATGATAAATTTTATTATAGCCCTTCATACTGAAATAATTAAAGAACGACCAGCAGAAGGTGATCAGGTAAATATTGCATATAGATTAAAAAATGGTAAAAGTATTAAAAGAACATATTCAATAGATAAAGAAGAGAAGTATGACCAGTATTACAAAGCAGTATTTGAATCAATAGAATTTAAGGAAAATCATTATGCTCTATTAACAAATGATGAAGAAAATATATATAATGCCAATATTTATCCAGACAGTTGTAAGGAGAATATTGTAATAAAAGATCCACAAGAATTAAAAGAATTTATATCCATAACTAAGCAAGAAATAATAGATGAATCCTATGAAAACATGAAAGAAAGTATTAATCTAGCAAAAATAAATTTTTATGGAACCAGTAAAAAAGGGCGTAATATTACATTAGATGTACAACTAAAAAGTAATTATACTAACTTAATATCCTGGTTAAAAGAAAAAGGATATTACGAAAATATTGTGATTTTACCAGAAGATGTCAGTGAAATGGCGATAACAACTTCATATAGATATGAAGATGAAGAAGATATATTTAATCGTACTGGGGAGTATAATTATATATATATTAAAGACAAAGGTAAAATACAGCAAATTTTAAATAGTAGAGTTAACATCAGTGAAAGATATGATGATGTCAAAGATATGATTGTATATATAAAGTATAAATCAATTGATGATATAGAGACGATTCGTATAAGTGCTGAACGTGCACCAGAATTTATTCTTAAACATTAGAGTCAGAGATAATTTTTAACACTTGATCCATGAGGGATAAGAGTGGGGGGATTGGTGATGGTTGGATTAATTGAAAAAGAGGTAAAAAAACATGGAGATAGAGCAAAAGTATTTCCTGCCAGGAATTTAAAGCGGATTGAACAAGACTCAAGAAATACTATGAATAGTGGATTATTGGACAAGTTCCAAAAAAATATTGTTAATGGTTTTCAGGATATTAATTTACCTAATCTTGATTTTACCATTCGTTCAATTATCATAGTTGCATCACCAAGTCCCGCCACAGTAACAGTTAACTTCAATTGGCAAGGTGAGAAAGTACCGTTAAAGCTTCCTTCCACATATATGGATATGACCACTGCGCCACTTAGAATAGAAAATTATTTGAATGATTTTCTGAAATCTTTGGGTTATCAAATAAAATATGCCCCAAGATTACCTAGAAATCTATTAGCTGCAAGAAGTGGATTGGGTACATATGGTAGAAATAATCTATGCTATGTGGAAGGTTTAGGTAGTTTCATTAATCTTGTACCTTTTTATTCAAATATCCCTTGTGAAGATGATATTTGGCATGAAATGTTTCAAATGGATATCTGTAAAGGCTGTAGAGATTGTTTGGATAATTGTCCAACGGGAGCAATTGTGGAAGATAGATTTTTGATTAAAACTGAAAGATGTCTTACCTATTACAACGAAGTTGATTCAAAATGGGATTTTCCAGAGTGGGTGGACAAATCTTCCCATAATAGCATATATGGATGTTCAAGATGTCAGGATGTATGTCCTGTAAACAAAAGATATATAGACGATAATAAAATCAAGCCTATAGAATTCACTGAGGAAGAGACTAGTTTATTACTTGAAGGTAAACCCATTGAAGAATTGTCAAGAAGAATGAAACGAAAAATAAAAGTATTGAATATGTCTGATTATCTTGCCGCTCTACCTAGAAATCTTAATATACTCTTAAAATGAATTATACAATCAGTTAAAAAAGTGGGTTAATCAACCCACTTAATCTGTTTCCAGTGTTTTTCTCCATCATTCTCCTGAAGCTTGCCTTCAGTACTTCTTCCGTCTTCAATATATTGTATTAATAGATTCTTTAACTCATTTACTATATCCTCATGTTCATCATACACGTTGAATCTTTCCCTGACATCTTCCTCAAGATTATATAGTTGTATTGGAGGATAACTGTCATCTGTAGTACCTGGTTTAGGGTCACTCCATCCACCAGAGTCAGGACACATCTCTAATTTCCATTTGCCTTTTCTAATAGAAAAGGAACCATTGATAGAATGATGAACCATTGCTTCTCTAACTGGTAATTCATTTTGTTCTTTCCATATAGGAAGATTACTTACACTATCTTCTGCAATATTACCTTCCATAGAATCACCAAATATATCTGAAATAGTAGCAAAAAAATCAATTAAGCAAACAGGTTCATTACATTGTATATTTGGACGAATGGTATCAGGCCATTTAACTATAAGGGGGATACGATGACCGCCTTCATAAATATCAGCTTTTGTTCCACGATAGATATAACTTGGGTTATGACCATATTGGGCTAACTCCTTATAATCTGCCGCAAGTGAACAACCATTATCACTAGTAAAAATAACAATTGTATTATCAGCTATACCTAGTTCCTGTAACTTGGTATTAATCTTTCCAACTACATCATCACACATAAGAACAAAATCACCATACTCATTGGTACCAGATTTTCCTTGAAACTCTTTTGAAGGTAGAATAGGGGTATGAGGTGCATTAAGTGGGAAATATATGAAGAAAGGGTCGTCTTTGTATTCTTCCAGTTTACCTAGAACTCGATTAGTAAAATTAGGTAATACTTCCTCATGCACAAAATCTGCACCAGTTGGACCTTTCCTAAAGAATTTCTTATTATAGGCTTGATTCATTTTACAGGTTTCTTGTATAGTTGTACAACCTTCTTCCCTATCAGGCAATGCTGTAATATTCATATTTTCAACATAGACATAAGGAGCCATATCTAACGATCCTGCAATACCATAAAAATAATCAAAACCATGATTGACAGGAGTATCTTTTAAAGGCATTGTATAATCAATACTTTCTTTATTCTTAGAATCCTTATAGGTCCATTCCAATCCTAGATGCCATTTTCCGATACAAGCTGTTTTATAACCTTTTGATTGTAGATAAGAGGCTATAGTTGGACGATTGGATTCAAGAAGGGGCTTGTCATAGCCAAATAACACTCCTTCTTTTAAAGGACTTCTCCAACAATATCTACCTGTCAAAATACTATATCTTGAGGGTGTGCATACAGATGAAGCAGCATGGGCATCAGTAAAATAGATTCCCTCTTCACACATCTTGTCAAAATTAGGTGTTTTGAAAGCAGCTCTTTCATTAAGGTATGATACATCACCATAACCCATATCATCAGCTAGTATGTAAACAATATTAGGTTTTCTCATATTATTCCTCCTTACTAAAACTTTACAATTATACATTACACTTATATAATAATCATATATACTTGGATAGACAATAAACATAAGTGAATAAAAACTTAAATATTATGCAAAGAGGTGGAAGAAATGTTTGATTTCATACCTTATCTAATATCTGCTAACTACACTCAACATAGAAGAAAGTTTCAACCAAATCATGCTTTTGAAAAAAGGATAACCAAATCCTATGAGTTGGTGTATTTCTTGGATGATAGTAATTGTAAAATGATTTTGGATAATAAAGAATATAAGATAGTGGGGGATACAATAGTTTTTAGAAAACCTGATCAGCATAATCAATCTTTCATGCCTTACGAAAGTATACTACTTTGCTTTACCTTCCAACCATTAAAAAAAGAAAGTAATGATGACAATGGTAAAAAAGATCTACAGAGTATAATAATGGATAGAATCATCACTGACCCTTTTGTAGATAATATAAAAACAATATATAACAAACCTAATCAGGGAAATTACAGGAGAATATTTGAGGATATATACAAAGAATCATTGCTTAACAGGCAGTATTCAAGTTATTATTTTTCTTCAAAGCTAATGGAGATACTTTATGGATTATATCATGAAAACAATTCCAATCTATATACTAATGATGAACAAGTAACGGACGAAGATTTATTGGTTATACTAAGTTACATACATAGTAACTTAAATAATTGTTTCACAGTCAAAATAATGAGTAAAGAATTGTCTATAAGTGAGAGGTCCATATATAAGCTTTTCAAAGAGCATTTAGGAACAACTCCTGTGCAATATATTAATGAATGTAAACTCAATTATTCAAAGAGATTGCTATTGAATTCTAACATTTCCGTGCACAAAATAGCTATAATGAGCGGATATGATAATTCAACATATTATATAACATTATTCAAGAAAAGATATGGAATAACTCCTCTTCAATATAGAAATAAAAGAGCAGAAACATGATATTTAAGAAAACAGAAAGAGATAGAGTTTGCCAGTTAGACAAAATCTATCTCTTGGAATCAAATAACAAAGTAAATATAAATATGAAATGATTACTCTTACAGTATTTCTTCAATGAAAATATTATTCTCTTGTTCCAAATCCAATAAAATATTATCAACCTGAACTATAGGTCTTGAAGGTGATTTTTTGTGGATAAATTTGATTTCACATTCTTCACCTGTAGATAACCTTGCAATACTTCCAATATAATTATGAGCGATATGCTCTAAAAATGTGTACATGTAATGAGTATCAAGAATACCGTAACATTCTTCTTCGAATATTTTAATAACTTTAAAAGGAGAATAGCGTTGATGATAAGTACGTTCTGATGTCATAGCATCATATATATCTACTATGGAAACAATCTTGGCATAAGGATGAATTTTGTCCCAGTTCAATCCAAATGGATAACCTGAACCATTCATTTTTTCATGATGAAGTAGAATAGCCTGCTTGATGCCTTCATCCATATCTACATCTTTAACCATATCGTATCCTATCTTTGGATGCTGTTTAACCAATTCAAATTCTTCTGGGGTCAATTTACCAGGTTTATTAAGAATCTTAGGATCTATTTTCATCTTACCTATATCATGTAGAAGTCCAGCTACAGTTAGAGCTTCTATCTCTGAATCGTCAAAATGAAGCCAATGCGCAAATATATTACATAACATAGAAACATTAAGACAATGGGTATATGTAGAATCATCAGAAGTTTTTAGATGGCATAAATGACTGAACAAATCACTTTGAGTTCCAAGATCTTTTACTAGATTTGAACTTATTGAAAACAAATCAGTAATCTTAACACCCTTACCATCGCTAATTTGATTAAGATTGTCTCTAACTTTGGTTTCCTGTATTTCATAATCTTTACTGAATTTGATGAAATTCTGTTTGGTTCTAATCTGCTGTGGTGTAAGTTCCCGTTTTATGGGGGACTTTGTATAGATAGGGTCTTCGATAAAATCTTTTATATATACATATCTAATGTCATAAAGAGATAACTTTAGAATATGTCTATCTGTAAGTGTAGTATCTTTTGGAAACAATAATAACCCATTTGAATATATAACGTCCTCAGCTAAAACCATTCCTTCAGTAGCATCTACTGTATTAATTTGTTTTACGGTATACTTTGTCAAAACCTCACCCCCGAAATATTAACTTAAGTACATTATAACAAATATATACAAGTTTTCCAATAAATTTAATCATTAATAGGGCTATATTTCTATTATATAACAAATTATTGTATATAATTAATTATTATAATTGCACATGATGGACTATTTTGGTAGAATTAATCTAACGATAAGCCTATAAAGCTTTTTCTGCTTATGCTTTGACAGACGAAAAATAGCTTAAATATAGTAGAAAGAAGTGATGAAATGAATAAAATATATATATTTGGTCATAAAAATCCAGATACGGATTCCATATGTTCAACTATAGCATATGAAAATCTAAAAAAACAATTAGGTTATAATAACTACATAGCCGCTAGATTAGGAGCAATCAATAAGGAAACTGCTTTTGCTCTCAATTATTTTAATGTAGATCAGCCTATGCTGTTAAAAGGTCTTAATCCCCAAGTTTCAGACCTTAATCTACCAAAGATCGTGGTTGCTCATGAAACAGATACCGTTAAACAAACATTGGAAAAGATCATAAGTAAAATAGGACGTTCAATTCCTGTAGTAGACGAAAATGAAAGATTAATAGGTATAGTGTCCATCTCTGATATAGTACCTCCATACTTGGAGATGACTAGTAAAACAGTCCTAAAAGATTTGAATACCCCATTTAAAAATATAATGACAGAACTAAAAGCGAAGATTTTGATGGGAGAATATCAACACAATACTATTAGGGGAAATGTTTATCTAGCATCTGATTTAACTGGGGACATAGAGTTGACTCAAGACGATATCGTTATAGCTGATCGTAAAACTGATATAATTAATGAATATGAAACCAACAATTGTTGTATGATATTAGGAAATTATAATGAAAATGATATAATCAACGGTGCAAAATCATATGAAGGAATTATACTGACTACTGAATACAGTGTCTATGAAATAGTAAAATTAATCGGATACAGCGTACCTATAAAGACTATGGTAAAAAAAGAAGCACTAGAGTATTTTGTTACCTATGAAACCATAGATGATGTCAAAAACAATATGTTGACTTCAAGACATATGCGATTCCCTGTTGTTGATGAATATGGATTCATAAAAGGTATGATTTCAAAAAGTAACTTGATAGACATTAACAGGAAAAAAGCAATATTGATGGATCATAATGAAAAGAGTCAATCAATAGAAGGTATTGAAGAAACTGAGATTGTTGAAGTTATCGATCATCATAGAGTAGCTAATGTTCAAACAATGGCACCACTGTATTTTAGGATTGAACCATTAGGATGCACTTGTACTATAGTT
The window above is part of the Vallitalea guaymasensis genome. Proteins encoded here:
- a CDS encoding GntR family transcriptional regulator; amino-acid sequence: MLLIHIDLRSREPIYEQLVNNIKELIFSGILQPDEKLPSVRELASQLTINPNTIQKAYKELENLGYIYSARGRGNFVMPVDDKSGVKNSVELLKKITELVKEANYVGISKEFIKQIIEDVYRKKIDKGGIE
- a CDS encoding ABC transporter ATP-binding protein — its product is MINVEHLSKNFEGTKALADISLHIKKGSIYGLVGPNGAGKTTLIKHLTGVYQQDDGQIKIDGNFVYENNEIKEKIAYVPDELYFFPQYTIKKMARFYREVFSTWNEERYEKLKDVFMIDENMKINKLSKGMKKQVAFWLCISYMPEVMILDEPVDGLDPVMRKKVWNLVVQDVAERQMTVLVSSHNLRELEDICDTVGIMHQGKLLIERELDDLKSDVYKIQVAFKGEFDKSILDGTKILHKENRGSIFLYILKGNREKTISIIEQSNPAILDILPLTLEEIFIYEMGGVGYEIKDIIL
- a CDS encoding DUF6449 domain-containing protein is translated as MKSKTSYFSKTWFCNDLRAYGWFGIVYTIVLFCMMTLPSMLSYSDGNYNTNYMMNIFEFDNFFINVMLLTLPVLVAILLFRYLQVVRSYTIIHSYPYTRVQIFNSHILVGLILLLVPLLFNTVLMIIINTIVGCPTSNMFYLSWFLKASILSSAIFIISSFIGVIVGGSIWQLVFSYIFLLLPVGLIIMVLYFLNIVVYGFSDSYYSQANYLCPLIINNMSNMSVVMNMSIVAYIIYIIIFYPFALYLYKRRNLENVSSIICFNIFKVIFKYGVTFCFMLGAGVVFCYWYRDDESLLRFLIGGLVGAVIGYFLSEMLLQKQINVFNKYKGLLIYSLVIIIAVMGFKFDLLGYEKKVPKADDVESIDFNSGYSHRFFWNSYYSEYDTEEMINFIIALHTEIIKERPAEGDQVNIAYRLKNGKSIKRTYSIDKEEKYDQYYKAVFESIEFKENHYALLTNDEENIYNANIYPDSCKENIVIKDPQELKEFISITKQEIIDESYENMKESINLAKINFYGTSKKGRNITLDVQLKSNYTNLISWLKEKGYYENIVILPEDVSEMAITTSYRYEDEEDIFNRTGEYNYIYIKDKGKIQQILNSRVNISERYDDVKDMIVYIKYKSIDDIETIRISAERAPEFILKH
- a CDS encoding 4Fe-4S double cluster binding domain-containing protein, producing the protein MVGLIEKEVKKHGDRAKVFPARNLKRIEQDSRNTMNSGLLDKFQKNIVNGFQDINLPNLDFTIRSIIIVASPSPATVTVNFNWQGEKVPLKLPSTYMDMTTAPLRIENYLNDFLKSLGYQIKYAPRLPRNLLAARSGLGTYGRNNLCYVEGLGSFINLVPFYSNIPCEDDIWHEMFQMDICKGCRDCLDNCPTGAIVEDRFLIKTERCLTYYNEVDSKWDFPEWVDKSSHNSIYGCSRCQDVCPVNKRYIDDNKIKPIEFTEEETSLLLEGKPIEELSRRMKRKIKVLNMSDYLAALPRNLNILLK
- a CDS encoding sulfatase family protein, which encodes MRKPNIVYILADDMGYGDVSYLNERAAFKTPNFDKMCEEGIYFTDAHAASSVCTPSRYSILTGRYCWRSPLKEGVLFGYDKPLLESNRPTIASYLQSKGYKTACIGKWHLGLEWTYKDSKNKESIDYTMPLKDTPVNHGFDYFYGIAGSLDMAPYVYVENMNITALPDREEGCTTIQETCKMNQAYNKKFFRKGPTGADFVHEEVLPNFTNRVLGKLEEYKDDPFFIYFPLNAPHTPILPSKEFQGKSGTNEYGDFVLMCDDVVGKINTKLQELGIADNTIVIFTSDNGCSLAADYKELAQYGHNPSYIYRGTKADIYEGGHRIPLIVKWPDTIRPNIQCNEPVCLIDFFATISDIFGDSMEGNIAEDSVSNLPIWKEQNELPVREAMVHHSINGSFSIRKGKWKLEMCPDSGGWSDPKPGTTDDSYPPIQLYNLEEDVRERFNVYDEHEDIVNELKNLLIQYIEDGRSTEGKLQENDGEKHWKQIKWVD
- a CDS encoding helix-turn-helix transcriptional regulator, whose protein sequence is MFDFIPYLISANYTQHRRKFQPNHAFEKRITKSYELVYFLDDSNCKMILDNKEYKIVGDTIVFRKPDQHNQSFMPYESILLCFTFQPLKKESNDDNGKKDLQSIIMDRIITDPFVDNIKTIYNKPNQGNYRRIFEDIYKESLLNRQYSSYYFSSKLMEILYGLYHENNSNLYTNDEQVTDEDLLVILSYIHSNLNNCFTVKIMSKELSISERSIYKLFKEHLGTTPVQYINECKLNYSKRLLLNSNISVHKIAIMSGYDNSTYYITLFKKRYGITPLQYRNKRAET
- a CDS encoding HD-GYP domain-containing protein; the protein is MTKYTVKQINTVDATEGMVLAEDVIYSNGLLLFPKDTTLTDRHILKLSLYDIRYVYIKDFIEDPIYTKSPIKRELTPQQIRTKQNFIKFSKDYEIQETKVRDNLNQISDGKGVKITDLFSISSNLVKDLGTQSDLFSHLCHLKTSDDSTYTHCLNVSMLCNIFAHWLHFDDSEIEALTVAGLLHDIGKMKIDPKILNKPGKLTPEEFELVKQHPKIGYDMVKDVDMDEGIKQAILLHHEKMNGSGYPFGLNWDKIHPYAKIVSIVDIYDAMTSERTYHQRYSPFKVIKIFEEECYGILDTHYMYTFLEHIAHNYIGSIARLSTGEECEIKFIHKKSPSRPIVQVDNILLDLEQENNIFIEEIL
- a CDS encoding putative manganese-dependent inorganic diphosphatase, which produces MNKIYIFGHKNPDTDSICSTIAYENLKKQLGYNNYIAARLGAINKETAFALNYFNVDQPMLLKGLNPQVSDLNLPKIVVAHETDTVKQTLEKIISKIGRSIPVVDENERLIGIVSISDIVPPYLEMTSKTVLKDLNTPFKNIMTELKAKILMGEYQHNTIRGNVYLASDLTGDIELTQDDIVIADRKTDIINEYETNNCCMILGNYNENDIINGAKSYEGIILTTEYSVYEIVKLIGYSVPIKTMVKKEALEYFVTYETIDDVKNNMLTSRHMRFPVVDEYGFIKGMISKSNLIDINRKKAILMDHNEKSQSIEGIEETEIVEVIDHHRVANVQTMAPLYFRIEPLGCTCTIVAKMYEENNITITKEMAGIMLSAIISDTLLFKSPTSTKEDRRIGEKLSKIAGVDLNKYGMKLITAGSSLSEETPENIISNDMKKFMFGKYKVMISQINTGDFAGFYTIFNDISGEMNKMCEVENIDLAVLMITDIVVGGTEILAVGKERWIAENAFKMDKEDVSIFLPNVFSRKKQVVPMLMNAAKL